The following are encoded in a window of Miltoncostaea marina genomic DNA:
- a CDS encoding DNA-3-methyladenine glycosylase family protein: MVLETTLHPRGPYSLADSSAGTAGGTRVMRGGVLRLWDLVDGRPALVRLWQRADGAVEARMDGAEPERAADRLRFLLALDVDHSPFLRMARRDPLARDVALRTPGLRPMRLATPAHALLAAVCGQLVSGREAARLQRAVLRMCTGEADGLRLPPAQADLAALHPPRLRAAGLAERRAAALVRVARGPSLERLAGHPTPDVVAAIRREPQLGPWSAGVIAMRGLGRYDHGLIDDLGLVRLWAAVHGRPPEPGQTQELLAPYGEWAGLASEYLLRHPVAALGGGWHRAGGRRPAGR; the protein is encoded by the coding sequence GTGGTCCTCGAGACGACGCTCCACCCGCGCGGGCCCTACTCGCTGGCCGACTCCTCGGCCGGCACGGCGGGCGGCACGCGCGTCATGCGCGGCGGCGTGCTGCGCCTGTGGGACCTCGTGGACGGCCGCCCCGCGCTCGTGCGGCTGTGGCAGCGCGCCGACGGGGCGGTGGAGGCGCGGATGGACGGCGCCGAGCCGGAGCGGGCCGCCGACCGCCTGCGCTTCCTGCTCGCCCTCGACGTCGACCACTCGCCGTTCCTGCGCATGGCCCGCCGCGACCCGCTGGCCCGCGACGTGGCGCTGCGCACGCCCGGGCTGCGGCCGATGCGCCTGGCCACGCCCGCCCACGCGCTGCTGGCCGCCGTCTGCGGGCAGCTCGTGTCGGGCCGCGAGGCGGCCCGCCTGCAGCGGGCGGTGCTGCGCATGTGCACCGGCGAGGCCGACGGCCTGCGCCTGCCGCCCGCCCAGGCCGACCTGGCGGCGCTGCACCCGCCGCGGCTGCGCGCGGCCGGGCTCGCCGAGCGGCGGGCGGCGGCCCTCGTGCGGGTGGCGCGGGGCCCGTCGCTGGAGCGGCTCGCCGGCCACCCCACGCCGGACGTCGTGGCCGCCATCCGGCGCGAGCCGCAACTCGGGCCCTGGTCGGCCGGGGTGATCGCGATGCGCGGGCTGGGCCGCTACGACCACGGGCTGATCGACGACCTCGGCCTCGTGCGGCTGTGGGCCGCCGTGCACGGGCGGCCACCGGAGCCGGGCCAGACGCAGGAGCTGCTCGCCCCCTACGGCGAGTGGGCCGGGCTGGCGAGCGAGTACCTGCTGCGCCACCCGGTGGCCGCCCTCGGCGGCGGCTGGCACCGCGCCGGGGGCCGGCGGCCGGCGGGCCGCTAG
- a CDS encoding N-acetylglutaminylglutamine amidotransferase, producing MCGFAGEIRRDGSPADLAAIDRMSATMRDRGPDSSGAWSQGHVALAHRRLKIIDLSAASGQPLVDPAAGLTGVFNGCIYNYRELREELRGRGHPFTSQGDTEVVLKAYAEWGDRFVDRLIGMFAVAIVERDSGRVVLARDRLGIKPLYMAETLDAVRFASTLPALVAGGGVDTGIDPVALHHYLTFHAVVPAPRTILRGVQKLPPATVRTIHPDGRTEDRLYWSAPFARDPAREGWSERDWQDALLASLTTAVERRMVADVPVGVLLSGGLDSSLVVALLARGGQDHLTTFSIGFESVGGREGDEFRYSDVIAREFGTDHHQIRIAAADLLDPLERAVAAMSEPMVSHDCVAFYLLSEQVAKHLKVVQSGQGADEILGGYHWYPPLLGADREDALSIYSEAFFDRDAADMAELVGGAFAVPGDPPREYVGAHFAAPGAQTAVDAALRIDTHVMLVEDPVKRVDNMTMAHGLEARVPFLDHEFVELAATCPPELKLAQGGKGVLKEIGRRVLPHEVIDRPKGYFPVPGITHLEGSVLERVREALHAPAARERGLFREGYVEALLADPNGELTPLRGNKLWQLGLLEMWLQEHGIR from the coding sequence ATGTGTGGATTCGCAGGCGAGATCCGCCGGGACGGGTCGCCCGCAGACCTCGCCGCGATCGATCGCATGTCGGCGACGATGCGCGACCGGGGCCCGGACTCCTCCGGGGCGTGGTCCCAGGGCCACGTCGCCCTGGCCCACCGCCGGCTGAAGATCATCGACCTCTCGGCCGCGAGCGGCCAGCCGCTGGTCGACCCGGCCGCCGGGCTGACGGGCGTCTTCAACGGCTGCATCTACAACTACCGCGAGCTGCGCGAGGAGCTGCGCGGCCGCGGCCACCCCTTCACCTCGCAGGGCGACACCGAGGTGGTGCTGAAGGCCTACGCCGAGTGGGGCGACCGCTTCGTCGACCGGCTGATCGGGATGTTCGCGGTCGCGATCGTGGAGCGCGACTCCGGCAGGGTCGTGCTGGCGCGCGACCGCCTCGGCATCAAGCCGCTCTACATGGCCGAGACGCTCGACGCGGTGCGGTTCGCCAGCACCCTGCCCGCGCTGGTCGCCGGTGGGGGCGTGGACACGGGCATCGACCCCGTGGCGCTGCACCACTACCTGACCTTCCACGCCGTCGTGCCGGCCCCGCGCACCATCCTGCGCGGCGTGCAGAAGCTGCCGCCCGCCACGGTGCGCACCATCCACCCCGACGGGCGCACGGAGGACCGGCTCTACTGGTCGGCGCCGTTCGCGCGCGACCCGGCGCGCGAGGGCTGGAGCGAGCGCGACTGGCAGGACGCCCTGCTCGCCTCGCTCACCACGGCGGTCGAGCGGCGCATGGTGGCCGACGTGCCGGTGGGCGTGCTGCTGTCCGGCGGGCTCGACTCGAGCCTCGTGGTGGCCCTGCTGGCCCGCGGCGGCCAGGACCACCTCACCACCTTCTCGATCGGCTTCGAGTCGGTCGGCGGCCGCGAGGGCGACGAGTTCCGCTACTCGGACGTGATCGCGCGGGAGTTCGGCACCGACCACCACCAGATCCGCATCGCCGCGGCCGACCTGCTCGACCCGCTCGAGCGCGCCGTGGCCGCGATGTCGGAGCCGATGGTCAGCCACGACTGCGTCGCCTTCTACCTGCTCAGCGAGCAGGTGGCCAAGCACCTGAAGGTCGTCCAGTCCGGGCAGGGCGCCGACGAGATCCTCGGCGGCTACCACTGGTACCCGCCACTGCTCGGCGCCGACCGCGAGGACGCGCTGTCGATCTACTCCGAGGCCTTCTTCGACCGCGACGCCGCCGACATGGCCGAGCTCGTGGGCGGCGCGTTCGCCGTGCCGGGCGACCCCCCGCGCGAGTACGTGGGCGCGCACTTCGCGGCGCCGGGCGCGCAGACCGCGGTCGATGCGGCCCTGCGCATCGACACCCACGTGATGCTCGTCGAGGACCCGGTGAAGCGGGTCGACAACATGACGATGGCCCACGGCCTCGAGGCCCGCGTGCCGTTCCTCGACCACGAGTTCGTCGAGCTGGCCGCCACCTGTCCGCCCGAGCTGAAGCTCGCCCAGGGCGGCAAGGGCGTGCTGAAGGAGATCGGCCGGCGCGTCCTGCCCCACGAGGTCATCGACCGCCCGAAGGGCTACTTCCCGGTGCCCGGAATCACCCACCTCGAGGGCAGCGTGCTGGAGCGGGTGCGCGAGGCGCTGCACGCGCCGGCCGCCCGCGAGCGCGGCCTGTTCCGCGAGGGCTACGTCGAGGCCCTCCTCGCCGACCCGAACGGCGAGCTGACGCCCCTCCGCGGCAACAAGCTCTGGCAGCTCGGCCTGCTCGAGATGTGGCTGCAGGAGCACGGCATCCGGTGA
- the ngg gene encoding N-acetylglutaminylglutamine synthetase produces the protein MSEEQRPRTERVGPGGDPYPPAQGAPEGGGGDGRLEEVTLDCGWGRLVFGNTFRDPSDAADVLRSEADGARDICVYLDDPHVLVARRHDELFIDPSHTYRLALPAGLGGRLASLEVRELRDEADADAVNRMYTANGMITAPVEVLVANSGRPEFLHLVAEHVPTGAVVGTITGVDHVAVFGDPEGGTSLWCLTVDMNAAPPGTGQALLTELAERFAARGRRFVDLSVLADNAGAIRLYERLGFERIPSLFVKRKNPINEDLFVGPKVHGLDVLNPYARIIADEARRRGVAVEVIDAEWGEMRLTHGGRRHVMRESLSDLTTAIAMSRCDDKRITRRVLADAGLRVPRGVTAGGGEEDEVFLREVGRLVVKPARGEQGAGITVGVETPRALRVAVEAARRHCPDVLLEEYCEGMDLRVIVIDKQVVAAAVRRPATIVGDGRKDIRALIEAQSRRRQAATGGESRIPLDAATEEVVRAAGHSLTDVLPAGEALEVRRTANLHTGGTIHDVTAELHPDIAAACVAASEAIDIPVTGLDLLVPDPSGSEHVFIEANERPGLANHEPQPTVERYLDLLFPGTRGVPRRWVPAEAQGDGGEEP, from the coding sequence GTGAGCGAGGAGCAGCGGCCCCGCACCGAGCGCGTCGGCCCCGGCGGCGACCCCTACCCGCCGGCCCAGGGCGCGCCCGAGGGCGGGGGCGGCGACGGCCGGCTCGAGGAGGTCACCCTGGACTGCGGCTGGGGCCGGCTGGTGTTCGGCAACACCTTCCGCGACCCCTCCGACGCCGCGGACGTGCTGCGCAGCGAGGCCGACGGCGCGCGGGACATCTGCGTCTACCTGGACGACCCCCACGTGCTGGTGGCGCGCCGCCACGACGAGCTGTTCATCGACCCCTCGCACACCTATCGGCTGGCCCTGCCGGCCGGGCTCGGCGGCCGCCTGGCCTCGCTCGAGGTGCGCGAGCTGCGCGACGAGGCCGACGCCGACGCCGTCAACCGCATGTACACGGCCAACGGGATGATCACGGCGCCGGTGGAGGTGCTGGTCGCCAACTCCGGCCGGCCGGAGTTCCTGCACCTGGTGGCCGAGCACGTGCCGACGGGGGCCGTCGTCGGCACGATCACCGGCGTGGACCACGTCGCCGTCTTCGGCGACCCGGAGGGCGGCACCAGCCTGTGGTGCCTGACGGTCGACATGAACGCCGCCCCGCCCGGCACCGGCCAGGCGCTGCTCACCGAGCTGGCGGAGCGCTTCGCGGCGCGCGGCCGCCGCTTCGTGGACCTGTCCGTGCTCGCCGACAACGCCGGCGCCATCCGGCTCTACGAGCGACTCGGCTTCGAGCGCATCCCCTCCCTGTTCGTGAAGCGCAAGAACCCGATCAACGAGGACCTGTTCGTCGGGCCCAAGGTGCACGGCCTCGACGTGCTCAACCCCTACGCGCGGATCATCGCCGACGAGGCCCGCCGCCGCGGCGTGGCCGTGGAGGTGATCGACGCCGAGTGGGGCGAGATGCGCCTCACCCACGGCGGCCGCCGCCACGTGATGCGCGAGTCGCTGTCGGACCTCACCACCGCGATCGCCATGAGCCGCTGCGACGACAAGCGGATCACCCGCCGGGTGCTCGCCGACGCCGGCCTGCGGGTGCCCCGGGGGGTCACCGCCGGCGGCGGCGAGGAGGACGAGGTCTTCCTGCGCGAGGTGGGCCGGCTGGTGGTGAAGCCCGCCCGCGGCGAGCAGGGCGCGGGGATCACGGTCGGCGTCGAGACCCCGCGGGCGCTGCGCGTCGCGGTCGAGGCGGCGCGACGCCACTGCCCGGACGTGCTGCTCGAGGAGTACTGCGAGGGCATGGACCTGCGGGTGATCGTGATCGACAAGCAGGTGGTCGCCGCGGCCGTCCGCCGCCCGGCGACGATCGTGGGCGACGGCCGCAAGGACATCCGGGCGCTGATCGAGGCCCAGAGCCGGCGGCGCCAGGCGGCCACCGGTGGCGAGTCGCGCATCCCGCTCGACGCGGCCACCGAGGAGGTCGTGCGCGCCGCCGGCCACAGCCTGACCGACGTCCTGCCGGCCGGGGAGGCGCTGGAGGTGCGGCGCACCGCCAACCTCCACACCGGCGGCACCATCCACGACGTCACCGCCGAGCTGCACCCCGACATCGCCGCCGCCTGCGTGGCGGCGAGCGAGGCGATCGACATCCCGGTGACCGGGCTGGACCTGCTCGTACCCGACCCGTCCGGGTCGGAGCACGTCTTCATCGAGGCCAACGAGCGCCCCGGGCTGGCCAACCACGAGCCGCAGCCGACGGTCGAGCGCTACCTCGACCTGCTGTTCCCCGGCACCCGCGGCGTGCCGCGGCGGTGGGTGCCCGCCGAGGCCCAGGGCGACGGCGGCGAGGAGCCGTGA
- a CDS encoding osmoprotectant NAGGN system M42 family peptidase, producing MTARSAPRLLRIDRDYLEQVMLELLEIPSPSGRTDHVMQYVGERLAAIGLPFTITRRGALLASLDGSRDDVDRTVVAHADTIGCIVSGLKDNGRLAVRPVGTHSARFSEGAQVRVFTDALETVITGTILPLKASGHRYDDEVDHQGVGWEHVEVRIDEPAEGVDDLRRLGIDVGDFVALLSQPVITPHGYVKARHLDDKAGVAAALAAFKQVIDAGVHVPVNAHLLITATEEIGHGASHGVDPKVAEIVSVDTAVVAPDQQSRENVVCVGMADGVGPFDYHLSRRLLTLAAEHGIPAVRDVFVHYRSDLAAALESGADSRTALLCFGVDATHGHERTHMDGLVHLAELLTVYLQTDLVFPDWDREERGDLQGFPSLAVQPASEEGPREGPIGIGD from the coding sequence GTGACGGCCCGCTCCGCGCCCCGCCTGCTGCGGATCGACCGCGACTACCTCGAGCAGGTCATGCTGGAGCTGCTCGAGATCCCGAGCCCCTCCGGCCGCACCGACCACGTCATGCAGTACGTCGGCGAGCGCCTGGCGGCGATCGGCCTGCCGTTCACCATCACGCGCCGGGGGGCGCTGCTGGCGAGCCTCGACGGCAGCCGCGACGACGTCGACCGCACGGTCGTCGCCCACGCCGACACGATCGGCTGCATCGTCTCGGGCCTGAAGGACAACGGCCGGCTGGCCGTGCGCCCGGTGGGCACGCACAGCGCCCGCTTCTCCGAGGGCGCGCAGGTGCGTGTGTTCACGGACGCGCTCGAGACCGTCATCACCGGCACGATCCTGCCGCTCAAGGCGAGCGGGCACCGCTACGACGACGAGGTCGACCACCAGGGCGTCGGCTGGGAGCACGTCGAGGTGCGCATCGACGAGCCGGCCGAGGGCGTCGACGACCTCCGCCGCCTGGGGATCGACGTGGGCGACTTCGTCGCCCTCCTGTCGCAGCCGGTCATCACGCCGCACGGCTACGTCAAGGCCCGCCACCTCGACGACAAGGCGGGCGTCGCCGCCGCGCTCGCCGCCTTCAAGCAGGTCATCGACGCCGGCGTGCACGTGCCCGTCAACGCGCACCTGCTGATCACCGCGACCGAGGAGATCGGCCACGGCGCGAGCCACGGCGTCGACCCGAAGGTGGCGGAGATCGTCTCGGTCGACACGGCCGTGGTCGCCCCGGACCAGCAGTCGCGCGAGAACGTGGTCTGCGTGGGCATGGCGGACGGCGTGGGCCCGTTCGACTACCACCTGTCGCGGCGCCTGCTGACGCTGGCCGCCGAGCACGGCATCCCGGCGGTGCGCGACGTGTTCGTGCACTACCGCTCCGACCTGGCCGCCGCGCTGGAGTCGGGCGCCGACAGCCGCACCGCCCTGCTCTGCTTCGGCGTCGACGCCACCCACGGGCACGAGCGCACCCACATGGACGGCCTCGTCCACCTGGCCGAGCTCCTGACCGTCTACCTGCAGACCGACCTCGTGTTCCCCGACTGGGACCGCGAGGAGCGCGGCGATCTGCAGGGCTTCCCCTCGCTCGCGGTGCAGCCGGCCTCCGAGGAGGGCCCCCGCGAGGGGCCGATCGGGATCGGCGACTAG
- a CDS encoding GNAT family N-acetyltransferase yields MALTSRIVSLEDLDPGGLAAWADLAARAAEPNVFFEPEVLLPAARHLAPPGAVRLAVVEDGRGRWMACAPVRRVAAWRRLRLPCLTIWTHEYSGLEVPLVDAGAIRPAMAALLEGVRGPLGGLFVTFTQLPADGPVRAALRDVADGDDIEVARYERAVLRRRPRFSYLDGMKGKRRGELARQRRRLEERHAGVATMDVAADPAAVEWFLELEASGWKGREGTALASDPRVAAFFREACERLRGAGRLELLALMADGRPIAMKCNMLGHGRMFGFKQAFDESMAAYGPGKLLDIDTMRSFHEREDVDMLDTIASAENASINAMWPDRRALATVLVPTRGPLGRVAGWAVARVAGRRAAGQDAAPTDAVAAAGVEPQELVPSGR; encoded by the coding sequence ATGGCGCTGACCAGCCGCATCGTGTCGCTCGAGGACCTGGACCCAGGCGGCCTGGCCGCGTGGGCCGACCTCGCGGCGCGCGCGGCCGAGCCGAACGTCTTCTTCGAGCCCGAGGTCCTGCTGCCGGCCGCGCGCCATCTGGCCCCGCCCGGCGCGGTGCGCCTGGCCGTGGTGGAGGACGGGCGCGGGCGCTGGATGGCCTGCGCGCCCGTGCGGCGGGTGGCCGCGTGGCGGCGCCTGCGGCTGCCGTGCCTCACCATCTGGACGCACGAGTACAGCGGCCTCGAGGTGCCGCTGGTCGACGCGGGCGCCATCCGCCCGGCGATGGCGGCGCTGCTGGAGGGCGTCCGCGGCCCGCTCGGCGGCCTGTTCGTGACGTTCACCCAGCTGCCCGCCGACGGCCCCGTGCGCGCGGCGCTGCGCGACGTCGCCGACGGGGACGACATCGAGGTCGCGCGCTACGAGCGCGCCGTGCTGCGCCGGCGGCCGCGGTTCAGCTACCTCGACGGCATGAAGGGCAAGCGCCGCGGCGAGCTGGCGCGCCAGCGCCGCCGCCTGGAGGAGCGCCACGCCGGCGTGGCGACGATGGACGTGGCCGCCGACCCGGCGGCCGTGGAGTGGTTCCTCGAGCTGGAGGCCAGCGGCTGGAAGGGCCGCGAGGGCACCGCCCTGGCGAGCGACCCCCGGGTCGCCGCCTTCTTCCGCGAGGCCTGCGAGCGGCTGCGCGGCGCCGGGCGCCTGGAGCTGCTGGCCCTCATGGCCGACGGCCGTCCGATCGCCATGAAGTGCAACATGCTCGGCCATGGCCGGATGTTCGGGTTCAAGCAGGCGTTCGACGAGTCGATGGCCGCCTACGGGCCGGGCAAGCTGCTGGACATCGACACGATGCGCAGCTTCCACGAGCGCGAGGACGTCGACATGCTCGACACCATCGCCTCGGCCGAGAACGCCTCGATCAACGCGATGTGGCCCGACCGGCGCGCGCTCGCCACCGTGCTCGTGCCGACTCGCGGACCGCTCGGCCGGGTGGCCGGCTGGGCCGTCGCCCGCGTCGCGGGCCGGCGCGCGGCGGGCCAGGACGCGGCGCCGACCGACGCCGTGGCCGCGGCCGGCGTGGAGCCGCAGGAACTGGTGCCGAGCGGCCGCTGA
- a CDS encoding DEAD/DEAH box helicase translates to MARSIRLRRWQKAALDAFRARSGPDFLAVATPGAGKTTFALAAARQDLAEHPRRRLVVVAPTQHLKTQWADAAERLDLHLEPGWTPADGRLPADVHGMVTTYQQVAGSAAALAPIAAGAFVVLDESHHSGEERAWGDGVRAAFAGAAVRLSLSGTPFRSDTRAIPFVRYDDEGLAQADVEYGYGDALEDGGVVRPVHFPRTDGHMEWIAADGTQASATFADRLDPVGAAQRLRTALSVEGEWLPDVLRRAHERLLEVRRTHPGAGGMVIAIDQEHARGIAALLRRRVGVEATVVVSEDPAASARIGAFAQGTDPWIVAVRMISEGVDIPRLRVGVYATTTTTELFFRQAVGRLVRWTRGLGAQPSHMFIPDDPRLRAHAAAIAEQRRHSLRRDDGEGAPPEDAEEPPEEPAGDPDDQLSLFAPISAVATTGAAEPLVPVAPAPAAAERDDDGLLLELAPAPLLVAPAPPGSEEERALSPRERRRRLRDANAALVRHISRITGLSHAQVNAELNRRVGLERVGEATLEQLERRREHAARWLAAA, encoded by the coding sequence ATGGCTCGCTCGATCCGACTCCGGCGCTGGCAGAAGGCCGCCCTCGACGCCTTCCGCGCCCGGTCCGGCCCCGACTTCCTCGCCGTCGCCACCCCGGGCGCCGGCAAGACCACGTTCGCGCTCGCGGCGGCGCGCCAGGACCTCGCCGAGCACCCGCGCCGGCGGCTGGTGGTGGTCGCGCCCACCCAGCACCTCAAGACCCAGTGGGCCGACGCGGCGGAGCGCCTCGACCTGCACCTCGAGCCGGGGTGGACGCCGGCCGACGGCCGCCTGCCCGCCGACGTGCACGGCATGGTGACGACGTACCAGCAGGTGGCCGGGAGCGCCGCCGCGCTGGCCCCGATCGCGGCCGGCGCCTTCGTGGTGCTCGACGAGAGCCACCACTCGGGCGAGGAGCGCGCCTGGGGTGACGGCGTGCGCGCCGCCTTCGCCGGCGCGGCCGTGCGCCTCAGCCTGTCCGGCACGCCGTTCCGCTCGGACACGCGGGCGATCCCGTTCGTGCGCTACGACGACGAGGGCCTCGCCCAGGCCGACGTGGAGTACGGCTACGGCGACGCGCTCGAGGACGGCGGGGTCGTACGGCCGGTGCACTTCCCGCGCACCGACGGCCACATGGAGTGGATCGCGGCCGACGGCACCCAGGCGAGCGCCACCTTCGCCGACCGCCTCGACCCCGTGGGCGCGGCCCAGCGCCTGCGCACCGCGCTGTCGGTGGAGGGGGAGTGGCTGCCCGACGTCCTGCGTCGCGCCCACGAACGCCTGCTGGAGGTGCGCCGCACCCACCCCGGGGCCGGGGGCATGGTGATCGCCATCGACCAGGAGCACGCGCGCGGCATCGCCGCGCTGCTGCGGCGGCGGGTCGGGGTGGAGGCGACGGTCGTGGTGTCGGAGGATCCGGCGGCCTCGGCGCGCATCGGGGCCTTCGCGCAGGGCACCGATCCGTGGATCGTCGCCGTGCGGATGATCTCCGAGGGCGTCGACATCCCGCGGCTGCGGGTCGGCGTCTACGCGACCACCACCACCACCGAGCTCTTCTTCCGCCAGGCCGTCGGGCGGCTCGTGCGCTGGACCCGCGGGCTCGGCGCGCAGCCGAGCCACATGTTCATCCCCGACGACCCGCGCCTGCGCGCCCACGCCGCGGCGATCGCCGAGCAGCGCCGCCACAGCCTGCGCCGCGACGACGGCGAGGGCGCCCCGCCGGAGGACGCCGAGGAGCCGCCGGAGGAGCCGGCCGGCGACCCGGACGATCAGCTCTCGCTGTTCGCCCCGATCTCGGCCGTGGCGACCACTGGCGCGGCCGAGCCGCTCGTGCCCGTGGCGCCCGCGCCGGCGGCCGCCGAGCGCGACGACGACGGCCTGCTGCTCGAGCTGGCCCCGGCGCCGCTGCTCGTGGCGCCCGCGCCGCCGGGGTCGGAGGAGGAGCGGGCCCTCTCGCCGCGCGAGCGCCGCCGCCGCCTGCGCGACGCCAACGCCGCCCTCGTGCGCCACATCTCGCGCATCACGGGGCTGTCGCACGCCCAGGTCAACGCGGAGCTCAACCGCCGCGTGGGCCTCGAGCGGGTGGGGGAGGCCACGCTCGAGCAGCTGGAGCGCCGGCGGGAGCACGCGGCGCGCTGGCTCGCCGCCGCCTGA
- a CDS encoding NAD-dependent epimerase/dehydratase family protein, translated as MTGRVLVTGGSGVLGRAAVPRLRRRGCTVDAPARADRALLDPAAARHAVRGAAAVLHLASRIPLPARAGEAGAWMPDGGPVPPHLRSAADAERAVPALEGTATRGVVLRPGPLHGPGAWTGTPDPRRGATLRVDAAGEALARALGLPGGVHVVADPAPAAGAPGAGA; from the coding sequence ATGACGGGACGGGTGCTGGTGACGGGCGGCTCCGGGGTGCTCGGCCGGGCGGCCGTCCCGCGCCTGCGCCGGCGCGGGTGCACGGTCGACGCCCCCGCCCGCGCCGACCGGGCCCTGCTCGACCCGGCCGCGGCGCGCCACGCGGTGCGGGGCGCGGCGGCCGTGCTGCACCTGGCGTCGCGCATCCCGCTGCCGGCGCGCGCCGGCGAGGCCGGCGCCTGGATGCCGGACGGGGGGCCGGTGCCGCCGCACCTGCGCTCCGCGGCCGACGCCGAGCGCGCCGTGCCGGCCCTCGAGGGGACCGCCACGCGCGGCGTGGTGCTCCGCCCGGGGCCGCTCCACGGCCCGGGCGCCTGGACCGGCACCCCCGACCCGCGCCGGGGGGCCACCCTCCGCGTCGACGCGGCCGGCGAGGCCCTCGCGCGGGCGCTCGGCTTGCCGGGCGGGGTGCACGTGGTCGCCGACCCGGCCCCCGCCGCCGGCGCTCCGGGGGCGGGGGCATGA
- a CDS encoding MmcQ/YjbR family DNA-binding protein translates to MSRPAADGWLERVRALCLALPETSERPSHGRPAFFVRGRRCFVMFLDDHHGDGRLAIWCAAPLGAQDELVETAPDRWFVPPYVGHRGWVGLRLDRDPAGAEVAAAVEDAYLAVAPVRLADAMRARRPA, encoded by the coding sequence ATGAGCCGGCCGGCCGCCGACGGGTGGCTCGAGCGCGTGCGCGCGCTGTGCCTGGCGCTGCCCGAGACGAGCGAGCGCCCCAGCCACGGCCGGCCGGCGTTCTTCGTCCGCGGCAGGCGCTGCTTCGTGATGTTCCTCGACGACCACCACGGCGACGGCCGCCTCGCGATCTGGTGCGCGGCGCCGCTCGGCGCCCAGGACGAGCTCGTCGAGACGGCGCCCGACCGCTGGTTCGTGCCGCCGTACGTCGGCCATCGCGGCTGGGTGGGGCTGCGCCTGGACCGCGACCCGGCCGGGGCGGAGGTGGCCGCGGCGGTCGAGGACGCCTACCTCGCGGTCGCGCCAGTCCGGCTGGCCGACGCGATGCGCGCCCGGCGCCCGGCCTGA
- a CDS encoding MFS transporter codes for MTTHAAPSRPSAVRPGPLLLALTVAGGSFALMQAVIVPALSVVQRDLGTTTGWVAWTVSIYLLSASVATPLLGRLGDQYGKDRMLLVTLGLFTAGSLLSIVAWDIWSLIVFRALQGMGGAVYPLCFSIIRDEMPPKRMGVAMGLISSMLGLGGGLGLVMSGLIVDHASWRLLFVIGAVIGLAGIVLVRRFVPPSPTRAKASIDVPGALLLSAGLVCLLVALTESQAWGWGSPRLLGLMGAGLVLLVVWGRVEARTDQPLVDMRMLARRPVLFTNLAALFCGFTMYAIFTVLPTFAQMPSGVPEGMRDLVGYGFGASVTVSALYLLPGAVAMLPAGPYGGVLGRQVGFRVALAIGLLVTGLGAAMLAGWHEEPWQLMTGYAVGAVGVAIAFGAMPKLIADAVEPTETGIATGMNTVVRTVGSAIGAQAAVTLIASDTIAGTDIPAEGGFSTSLWLGAAAALVAALLALAIAPRRRAREVGAASAG; via the coding sequence GTGACGACCCACGCCGCACCGTCACGGCCGAGCGCCGTCCGTCCCGGCCCGCTGCTGCTCGCGCTCACCGTCGCGGGCGGCAGCTTCGCCCTCATGCAGGCGGTCATCGTGCCGGCGCTCTCGGTGGTGCAGCGCGACCTGGGCACGACCACCGGCTGGGTGGCGTGGACGGTCTCGATCTACCTGCTGAGCGCCTCCGTGGCGACGCCGCTGCTCGGCCGCCTGGGCGACCAGTACGGCAAGGACCGCATGCTGCTCGTGACGCTGGGCCTGTTCACGGCCGGGTCGCTGCTGTCGATCGTCGCCTGGGACATCTGGTCGCTGATCGTCTTCCGGGCGCTGCAGGGGATGGGCGGCGCCGTCTACCCGCTCTGCTTCTCGATCATCCGCGACGAGATGCCGCCCAAGCGGATGGGCGTGGCGATGGGGCTGATCTCGTCGATGCTCGGCCTCGGCGGCGGCCTCGGCCTGGTGATGAGCGGCCTGATCGTGGACCACGCCTCGTGGCGGCTGCTGTTCGTGATCGGCGCGGTGATCGGGCTCGCGGGCATCGTGCTCGTGCGGCGCTTCGTGCCGCCCTCGCCGACGCGCGCGAAGGCCAGCATCGACGTGCCGGGCGCGCTGCTGCTGTCGGCGGGGCTCGTCTGCCTGCTGGTGGCGCTCACCGAGAGCCAGGCCTGGGGCTGGGGCTCGCCACGGCTGCTCGGCCTGATGGGCGCGGGCCTCGTGCTGCTGGTCGTGTGGGGCCGGGTGGAGGCCCGCACCGACCAGCCGCTGGTGGACATGCGGATGCTCGCCCGCCGGCCCGTGCTGTTCACGAACCTCGCCGCCCTGTTCTGCGGCTTCACGATGTACGCCATCTTCACCGTGCTCCCGACGTTCGCCCAGATGCCGAGCGGGGTGCCGGAGGGGATGCGGGACCTGGTCGGCTACGGATTCGGCGCCAGCGTGACGGTGTCCGCGCTCTACCTGCTGCCCGGCGCGGTCGCGATGCTGCCCGCCGGCCCGTACGGCGGCGTGCTGGGGCGCCAGGTGGGCTTCCGCGTCGCGCTGGCCATCGGCCTGCTCGTGACCGGCCTCGGCGCCGCGATGCTCGCCGGCTGGCACGAGGAGCCCTGGCAGCTGATGACCGGCTACGCCGTGGGCGCGGTGGGTGTCGCGATCGCCTTCGGCGCGATGCCGAAGCTCATCGCCGACGCGGTCGAGCCCACCGAGACCGGCATCGCCACCGGCATGAACACCGTCGTGCGCACCGTGGGCAGCGCCATCGGCGCGCAGGCCGCGGTGACGCTGATCGCGAGCGACACGATCGCCGGCACCGACATCCCGGCCGAGGGCGGCTTCAGCACCTCGCTGTGGCTGGGCGCCGCGGCGGCGCTCGTGGCGGCGCTGCTGGCGCTCGCGATCGCGCCGCGCCGCCGGGCGCGCGAGGTGGGGGCGGCCTCCGCGGGCTGA